One Acidobacteriota bacterium genomic window carries:
- a CDS encoding ThuA domain-containing protein has translation MRHSRIHLCLVAALLLAASGCGPEEPADSGKTRLLLIGQGPDGHPPGTHEFLPGVRILNHCLRQFPDLEAVVVSADEPWSEGPALLDSAAGLVLFVSQGAKWLSNDADRLAAMQRFARKGGAMVVLHWGMGTVEAANIANFVKLFGGCHGGPDRKHDTLEVTARIPAPNHPVTRGITDFTVHDEFYYRLKFVQPTSSIFPLVQADIEEKRETVAWAWERGDGGRSFGFSGLHFHRNWRLEPYRRLAVQAVLWALRLPAPESGIDLGVPEELLNLSSS, from the coding sequence ATGCGCCATTCAAGAATTCACCTCTGCCTGGTGGCGGCCTTGCTGCTGGCGGCTTCGGGTTGCGGTCCCGAGGAGCCGGCCGATTCCGGCAAAACGCGCCTGTTGCTGATCGGCCAGGGCCCTGACGGCCATCCCCCCGGGACCCACGAGTTTCTGCCCGGTGTGCGCATCCTGAATCACTGCCTGAGGCAGTTCCCCGACCTGGAGGCGGTGGTGGTTTCGGCAGACGAGCCCTGGAGCGAGGGTCCGGCCCTGCTGGATTCGGCCGCCGGCCTGGTTCTCTTTGTTTCGCAGGGAGCCAAGTGGCTGAGCAACGACGCCGACCGTTTGGCGGCCATGCAGCGATTCGCCCGCAAGGGCGGGGCGATGGTGGTGCTTCATTGGGGAATGGGCACGGTCGAAGCCGCCAACATCGCCAATTTCGTCAAGCTGTTCGGCGGCTGCCACGGCGGCCCGGACCGCAAGCACGACACCCTGGAGGTGACGGCCAGGATCCCGGCGCCCAACCACCCGGTCACCCGGGGCATTACCGATTTCACCGTCCACGACGAGTTCTACTACCGCCTCAAGTTCGTACAGCCCACCTCGAGCATCTTCCCGCTGGTGCAGGCCGACATCGAGGAAAAGCGGGAGACCGTGGCCTGGGCCTGGGAACGCGGCGACGGGGGGCGCTCGTTCGGCTTCAGCGGCTTGCATTTCCACAGGAACTGGCGACTGGAGCCCTACCGCCGGCTGGCGGTTCAGGCCGTTTTGTGGGCGTTGCGACTGCCGGCCCCGGAGAGCGGGATCGACCTGGGTGTCCCCGAGGAGTTGCTGAACCTGTCGTCGAGTTGA